Proteins encoded in a region of the Sparus aurata chromosome 6, fSpaAur1.1, whole genome shotgun sequence genome:
- the cass4 gene encoding cas scaffolding protein family member 4 isoform X1 produces the protein MNKFAKALYDNTAECADELAFRKGDIITVMDQNVAGTSGWWMCSLYGRQGLAPANRLQLLPQKTGPIVGSLSYVSEKPTLIDDKNDSSAQSIYQIPSVPRASSSQAYECMDIIYKVPSTPLSASKSPVPSALKHSTEGPEPSFSSMASSPKGEVYDVPSQARRASLFTVPTTPRHKPRKYSLLPNSELEKRCDSLESLRCSSPGDSYVYAVPPPLPLDPNYDIPVPSATEAQQKIFSEYSTLLNPNKPEWIYDVPVGPEKQSPPKGPYATMPSKAVCRQLYDTLPAHAWPIQRGSPTASLYDVPKSNCFDFPSPPKVLPIVPIYDKPPTQRLPEELGYAVPPQEETPNQAHSDPPTDHIPLECRGESSNTHELKRVRLQRMRNFLACTSLHDLQGSGESLVHDDEERSRTLRLSAADSQRISTASSSSTSSCDSLALSSSSPEPLREVTLSQEEACRRLLDLQESICRAVPCLMDFVSSHWRSKVHLEKHLKEIKEAAQEITRSLTFFLNFALDIKGNACRLTDANLQTRLYKQLSIVEDSGVILQQTVSALNMAGWPLNTLCQDLGQVQTPDQLERFVMVARTVPEDVKRLVSIINANGKLLFRAPQKDPEPINTTGLPSEQGGGLVDDENDYVELQTKIDFEKQQKEVQKEPKQNVTPISNKAQAGNTESGSGTEEHRPSALSEHCRLYFGALQKAIGGFVESLRDGQPPEKFISQSKLVIMVGQRLVDTMCREAQRGGSSQSLLCKSNHLCALLKQLAVATKRAALHFPDNNALHEAQEFAKELAQRAQHFRISLDL, from the exons AACAAGTTTGCAAAGGCTCTGTATGACAACACTGCAGAGTGTGCAGATGAGCTGGCCTTCAGAAAAGGGGATATCATCACAGTGATGGATCAGAACGTGGCTGGCACAAGTGGATGGTGGATGTGTTCTCTTTATGGACGGCAAGGCTTGGCCCCTGcaaacagactgcagctttTACCACAAAAAACTGGACCCATTGTAGGCTCCTTAAGCTATGTCTCAGAAAAACCCACATTAATTGATGATAAAAATGATAGCAGTGCCCAAAGTATCTATCAGATCCCAAGTGTTCCCCGAGCTTCCAGCAGTCAAGCTTATGAATGCATGGACATAATCTACAAGGTTCCGTCCACTCCTCTATCAGCTTCAAAAAGCCCAGTCCCATCAGCACTTAAGCACAGCACAGAAGGACCTGAG CCTTCATTCTCAAGCATGGCGTCCAGTCCAAAAGGGGAGGTTTACGATGTCCCAAGCCAAGCAAGAAGGGCTTCTCTTTTCACT GTTCCAACTACTCCAAGACACAAGCCACGAAAatactcactccttccaaattCTGAGCTGGAGAAAAGATGTGACTCTCTGGAGAGTTTAAGGTGTAGCAGTCCAGGAGACTCTTAT GTGTATGCAGTTCCACCACCTTTGCCCCTGGACCCAAACTATGACATACCTGTTCCCTCTGCCACAGAGGCCCAACAGAAAATCTTCAGTGAATACAGCACCCTTCTCAACCCCAACAAGCCTGAGTGGATTTATGATGTTCCAGTGGGTCCTGAGAAACAAAGTCCACCCAAAGGCCCCTATGCTACCATGCCCTCCAAAGCTGTTTGTAGGCAGCTTTATGACACTCTTCCAGCACATGCTTGGCCTATTCAAAGAGGCAGTCCAACTGCCTCCTTATATGATGTACCAAAATCcaattgttttgattttccaagTCCACCCAAAGTGTTGCCAATAGTCCCAATTTATGACAAGCCACCTACACAGAGGCTTCCAGAAGAGTTAGGTTATGCAGTTCCACCTCAGGAAGAAACCCCCAACCAAGCTCACAGTGATCCCCCTACAGATCATATACCTCTTGAGTGCAGGGGCGAATCAAGCAACACTCATGAACTCAAAAGGGTGCGTCTTCAGAGAATGAGAAACTTCCTGGCCTGTACATCTCTCCATGATCTTCAAGGAAGTGGGGAATCACTGGTGCATGATGATGAAGAGCGCAGTAGAACCTTACGtctctctgcagcagacagTCAAAGGATCAGCAcggcctccagctcctccaccagctcctgtgACTCTCTGGCTCTGAGCTCCTCTTCCCCTGAGCCTCTGCGGGAAGTGACACTCAGCCAGGAGGAGGCCTGCCGCAGACTTCTGGACCTGCAGGAGTCCATTTGCAGGGCTGTTCCATGTCTCATGGACTTTGTCAGCAGTCACTGGAGGAGCAAAGTGCATCTGGAGAAACACCTGAAAGAGATCAAAGAAGCAGCACAGGAGATTACACGTTCTCTGACATTCTTCCTGAACTTTGCCCTTGACATTAAGGGCAATGCCTGTCGTTTGACCGATGCCAACCTTCAGACAAGGCTCTATAAACAGTTGTCTATTGTAGAAGACTCAGGTGTGATCCTACAACAAACAGTAAGTGCTCTGAACATGGCTGGCTGGCCTCTCAACACACTCTGTCAGGACCTGGGGCAGGTCCAGACACCTGACCAACTGGAGCGCTTCGTTATGGTGGCACGCACTGTTCCAGAGGATGTCAAGCGCCTGGTGTCTATCATCAACGCCAATGGCAAGCTTCTTTTCAGAGCCCCGCAGAAAGATCCAGAACCTATTAACACTACAGGTCTGCCAAGTGAACAAGGAGGGGGCTTAGTGGATGATGAAAATGACTATGTAGAGTTACAG ACTAAGATTGACTTTGAAAAGCAGCAGAAGGAAGTGCAGAAggaaccaaaacaaaatgtcacacCAATCTCTAACAAGGCACAG GCTGGCAACACTGAGTCTGGCAGTGGCACAGAAGAACATCGACCATCCGCCCTATCTGAGCATTGCCGACTTTACTTTGGTGCTCTCCAGAAGGCCATTGGGGGATTTGTGGAAAGTCTCCGAGATGGCCAGCCACCAGAAAAATTCATCTCGCAAAGTAAGCTGGTAATCATGGTAGGCCAGAGACTGGTGGACACCATGTGCAGGGAGGCACAACGTGGAGGTTCCAGCCAGAGCCTTCTGTGCAAGAGCAACCACCTGTGTGCTCTCCTGAAGCAGCTGGCTGTGGCCACAAAAAGGGCAGCATTGCACTTCCCAGATAATAACGCTCTGCATGAGGCTCAAGAGTTTGCAAAAGAACTGGCCCAAAGAGCACAACATTTTCGAATATCTCTTGACCTCTGA
- the cass4 gene encoding cas scaffolding protein family member 4 isoform X2, whose amino-acid sequence MDQNVAGTSGWWMCSLYGRQGLAPANRLQLLPQKTGPIVGSLSYVSEKPTLIDDKNDSSAQSIYQIPSVPRASSSQAYECMDIIYKVPSTPLSASKSPVPSALKHSTEGPEPSFSSMASSPKGEVYDVPSQARRASLFTVPTTPRHKPRKYSLLPNSELEKRCDSLESLRCSSPGDSYVYAVPPPLPLDPNYDIPVPSATEAQQKIFSEYSTLLNPNKPEWIYDVPVGPEKQSPPKGPYATMPSKAVCRQLYDTLPAHAWPIQRGSPTASLYDVPKSNCFDFPSPPKVLPIVPIYDKPPTQRLPEELGYAVPPQEETPNQAHSDPPTDHIPLECRGESSNTHELKRVRLQRMRNFLACTSLHDLQGSGESLVHDDEERSRTLRLSAADSQRISTASSSSTSSCDSLALSSSSPEPLREVTLSQEEACRRLLDLQESICRAVPCLMDFVSSHWRSKVHLEKHLKEIKEAAQEITRSLTFFLNFALDIKGNACRLTDANLQTRLYKQLSIVEDSGVILQQTVSALNMAGWPLNTLCQDLGQVQTPDQLERFVMVARTVPEDVKRLVSIINANGKLLFRAPQKDPEPINTTGLPSEQGGGLVDDENDYVELQTKIDFEKQQKEVQKEPKQNVTPISNKAQAGNTESGSGTEEHRPSALSEHCRLYFGALQKAIGGFVESLRDGQPPEKFISQSKLVIMVGQRLVDTMCREAQRGGSSQSLLCKSNHLCALLKQLAVATKRAALHFPDNNALHEAQEFAKELAQRAQHFRISLDL is encoded by the exons ATGGATCAGAACGTGGCTGGCACAAGTGGATGGTGGATGTGTTCTCTTTATGGACGGCAAGGCTTGGCCCCTGcaaacagactgcagctttTACCACAAAAAACTGGACCCATTGTAGGCTCCTTAAGCTATGTCTCAGAAAAACCCACATTAATTGATGATAAAAATGATAGCAGTGCCCAAAGTATCTATCAGATCCCAAGTGTTCCCCGAGCTTCCAGCAGTCAAGCTTATGAATGCATGGACATAATCTACAAGGTTCCGTCCACTCCTCTATCAGCTTCAAAAAGCCCAGTCCCATCAGCACTTAAGCACAGCACAGAAGGACCTGAG CCTTCATTCTCAAGCATGGCGTCCAGTCCAAAAGGGGAGGTTTACGATGTCCCAAGCCAAGCAAGAAGGGCTTCTCTTTTCACT GTTCCAACTACTCCAAGACACAAGCCACGAAAatactcactccttccaaattCTGAGCTGGAGAAAAGATGTGACTCTCTGGAGAGTTTAAGGTGTAGCAGTCCAGGAGACTCTTAT GTGTATGCAGTTCCACCACCTTTGCCCCTGGACCCAAACTATGACATACCTGTTCCCTCTGCCACAGAGGCCCAACAGAAAATCTTCAGTGAATACAGCACCCTTCTCAACCCCAACAAGCCTGAGTGGATTTATGATGTTCCAGTGGGTCCTGAGAAACAAAGTCCACCCAAAGGCCCCTATGCTACCATGCCCTCCAAAGCTGTTTGTAGGCAGCTTTATGACACTCTTCCAGCACATGCTTGGCCTATTCAAAGAGGCAGTCCAACTGCCTCCTTATATGATGTACCAAAATCcaattgttttgattttccaagTCCACCCAAAGTGTTGCCAATAGTCCCAATTTATGACAAGCCACCTACACAGAGGCTTCCAGAAGAGTTAGGTTATGCAGTTCCACCTCAGGAAGAAACCCCCAACCAAGCTCACAGTGATCCCCCTACAGATCATATACCTCTTGAGTGCAGGGGCGAATCAAGCAACACTCATGAACTCAAAAGGGTGCGTCTTCAGAGAATGAGAAACTTCCTGGCCTGTACATCTCTCCATGATCTTCAAGGAAGTGGGGAATCACTGGTGCATGATGATGAAGAGCGCAGTAGAACCTTACGtctctctgcagcagacagTCAAAGGATCAGCAcggcctccagctcctccaccagctcctgtgACTCTCTGGCTCTGAGCTCCTCTTCCCCTGAGCCTCTGCGGGAAGTGACACTCAGCCAGGAGGAGGCCTGCCGCAGACTTCTGGACCTGCAGGAGTCCATTTGCAGGGCTGTTCCATGTCTCATGGACTTTGTCAGCAGTCACTGGAGGAGCAAAGTGCATCTGGAGAAACACCTGAAAGAGATCAAAGAAGCAGCACAGGAGATTACACGTTCTCTGACATTCTTCCTGAACTTTGCCCTTGACATTAAGGGCAATGCCTGTCGTTTGACCGATGCCAACCTTCAGACAAGGCTCTATAAACAGTTGTCTATTGTAGAAGACTCAGGTGTGATCCTACAACAAACAGTAAGTGCTCTGAACATGGCTGGCTGGCCTCTCAACACACTCTGTCAGGACCTGGGGCAGGTCCAGACACCTGACCAACTGGAGCGCTTCGTTATGGTGGCACGCACTGTTCCAGAGGATGTCAAGCGCCTGGTGTCTATCATCAACGCCAATGGCAAGCTTCTTTTCAGAGCCCCGCAGAAAGATCCAGAACCTATTAACACTACAGGTCTGCCAAGTGAACAAGGAGGGGGCTTAGTGGATGATGAAAATGACTATGTAGAGTTACAG ACTAAGATTGACTTTGAAAAGCAGCAGAAGGAAGTGCAGAAggaaccaaaacaaaatgtcacacCAATCTCTAACAAGGCACAG GCTGGCAACACTGAGTCTGGCAGTGGCACAGAAGAACATCGACCATCCGCCCTATCTGAGCATTGCCGACTTTACTTTGGTGCTCTCCAGAAGGCCATTGGGGGATTTGTGGAAAGTCTCCGAGATGGCCAGCCACCAGAAAAATTCATCTCGCAAAGTAAGCTGGTAATCATGGTAGGCCAGAGACTGGTGGACACCATGTGCAGGGAGGCACAACGTGGAGGTTCCAGCCAGAGCCTTCTGTGCAAGAGCAACCACCTGTGTGCTCTCCTGAAGCAGCTGGCTGTGGCCACAAAAAGGGCAGCATTGCACTTCCCAGATAATAACGCTCTGCATGAGGCTCAAGAGTTTGCAAAAGAACTGGCCCAAAGAGCACAACATTTTCGAATATCTCTTGACCTCTGA